A genome region from Rhodopseudomonas boonkerdii includes the following:
- a CDS encoding alpha/beta hydrolase, with amino-acid sequence MSIVAVLLFCASQFTVAPALAAERVLDLPLHGGDRQRALYVSPPHPRATIVMLPGGAGDVGLTGDGDIARGNNFVVRSRALWLAAGFAVLIPDAVDGRNLRGLRSSPDYAALVGDLVVAAHVQAQGPVFLLGTSQGAIAAMNGAAHLRDGEIAGVVLTESVSRFGGSHETVFDAHPERVNVPALVVANSDDRCNVAPPEDADKIAAAMSGSPSVKVLRVSGGEQRSSRDCGSLSPHGYYGIEQQVVDGIAAWLNAAIESASQKL; translated from the coding sequence TTGTCGATCGTCGCAGTGCTGCTGTTCTGCGCGTCGCAATTCACCGTCGCACCCGCCTTGGCAGCAGAACGCGTCCTTGATCTGCCGCTTCATGGCGGCGATCGACAGCGCGCGCTCTATGTCAGCCCGCCGCATCCGCGTGCAACGATTGTGATGCTGCCTGGCGGCGCGGGCGATGTGGGCTTGACGGGCGATGGCGACATTGCACGCGGTAACAATTTTGTTGTTCGTTCCCGCGCGCTTTGGCTGGCTGCGGGTTTTGCGGTGCTGATTCCCGATGCCGTTGATGGCCGCAATCTGCGTGGCCTGCGCAGCTCGCCTGACTATGCTGCGCTGGTCGGCGATCTCGTTGTTGCGGCTCACGTGCAGGCGCAGGGGCCGGTGTTCCTGCTTGGTACCAGCCAGGGGGCGATCGCGGCGATGAACGGCGCGGCGCATTTGCGCGACGGGGAGATTGCCGGGGTCGTGTTGACGGAATCGGTGTCGCGCTTCGGCGGCAGCCATGAGACGGTATTCGATGCACATCCGGAGCGGGTCAATGTGCCCGCGCTGGTGGTCGCCAATTCGGACGACCGTTGCAATGTCGCGCCGCCGGAGGATGCCGACAAGATTGCCGCCGCAATGAGCGGCTCGCCTAGCGTAAAGGTGTTGCGCGTCAGCGGAGGTGAACAACGCTCATCACGCGACTGCGGATCGCTGTCGCCGCATGGTTACTACGGTATCGAACAGCAGGTCGTGGACGGGATCGCCGCGTGGCTCAACGCGGCGATTGAAAGCGCTTCCCAGAAGCTTTAG
- a CDS encoding methyl-accepting chemotaxis protein, translating into MKLANIRITYKLVVLVAVTVIGLCASGIFAAQMMKREMLDARMLQLKSIVEIGMNVAADIQKDVAAGKLTKEAAAAELVRRIEPMTYDNGNYLFIYTMDGEVVHLPGFKPGSNRIDVKVNGVAITREFRDGVAAKGSHVLTYEFQKPNETVPSRKMGYAAALPGWNMFIATGAYLDDLDAHLKPIIWAIGLAMLAIAAVASAIAWLIGRSITGPLGQLGARMETLAKGELDSDIPGVGRRDEVGTMAKAVQVFKDNALRIRSLEQVEAEAQGRIAAERRAAMEAMATDFERSVTGIVRSVSTAAVGMQSTAQSMTTTASDASSRAATVSAASMRSSDNVSTVASAAEELSASVSEVLRQVSASSEIANKAVSDAERTNATVQILSSGAEKIGEVVQLIHSIASQTNLLALNATIEAARAGESGRGFAVVASEVKALASQTAKATEEISAQVAAMQASTSEAVASIGAITGTIAQMSQITNTISVAVEQQGAATQEIARNIQSVSAGASEISNHIGGVSSAAEATGSAASQVLSNARELESQSGMLRTAVDNFLAKVRAA; encoded by the coding sequence GTGAAGCTCGCCAATATCCGTATCACCTACAAGCTGGTCGTCCTGGTGGCTGTCACCGTGATCGGCCTCTGCGCCTCCGGCATTTTCGCAGCTCAGATGATGAAGCGCGAGATGCTTGATGCACGCATGCTGCAGCTGAAATCGATCGTCGAGATCGGGATGAATGTCGCTGCAGACATCCAGAAGGATGTTGCTGCTGGCAAGCTGACCAAGGAGGCCGCTGCGGCCGAACTGGTGCGCCGTATCGAGCCGATGACCTACGATAACGGCAATTACCTCTTCATCTACACGATGGATGGCGAGGTTGTGCATTTGCCGGGCTTCAAGCCGGGCTCGAACCGGATCGATGTGAAGGTCAACGGCGTGGCCATCACGCGTGAATTTCGCGATGGTGTCGCCGCCAAGGGGTCGCATGTCCTGACCTATGAATTCCAGAAACCGAATGAGACGGTGCCGTCACGCAAGATGGGCTATGCGGCAGCGCTTCCCGGCTGGAACATGTTCATTGCCACCGGCGCCTATCTCGACGATCTCGATGCGCATCTGAAGCCGATCATCTGGGCCATCGGCCTTGCAATGCTCGCTATCGCTGCCGTTGCCAGCGCGATCGCATGGCTGATCGGCCGCAGCATTACGGGGCCGCTCGGCCAGCTTGGCGCACGTATGGAAACGCTTGCCAAGGGCGAACTCGATTCAGACATTCCCGGTGTCGGCCGCCGCGACGAAGTCGGTACCATGGCCAAGGCCGTTCAGGTGTTCAAGGATAACGCCTTGCGCATTCGCTCGCTGGAACAAGTCGAGGCGGAGGCCCAGGGGCGTATTGCCGCCGAGCGCCGCGCCGCGATGGAAGCCATGGCGACCGATTTCGAACGCAGCGTCACAGGCATCGTACGCTCGGTCTCCACGGCGGCCGTCGGCATGCAGAGCACCGCGCAGTCGATGACGACGACGGCCAGCGACGCCAGCTCGCGCGCGGCCACCGTCAGCGCCGCGTCGATGCGCTCGTCCGACAATGTCAGCACAGTCGCTTCGGCGGCCGAAGAACTGTCGGCATCGGTGAGCGAAGTGCTGCGCCAGGTCTCGGCATCCAGTGAAATCGCCAACAAGGCGGTGAGCGATGCCGAGCGTACCAATGCAACCGTTCAGATCCTGTCGAGCGGCGCCGAGAAGATCGGTGAAGTGGTGCAGTTGATCCACAGCATCGCATCGCAGACCAATCTACTGGCGCTCAACGCCACCATCGAGGCTGCACGTGCCGGTGAGTCCGGTCGCGGTTTTGCGGTGGTCGCTTCCGAAGTCAAGGCGCTTGCCAGCCAGACTGCCAAGGCGACCGAGGAAATCTCCGCACAGGTTGCCGCCATGCAGGCCTCGACTAGCGAAGCTGTCGCCTCGATCGGCGCGATCACCGGCACCATCGCGCAGATGAGCCAGATCACCAACACAATCTCGGTGGCAGTGGAGCAGCAGGGTGCGGCGACACAGGAAATCGCGCGCAATATCCAGTCCGTGTCCGCGGGCGCGAGCGAGATCAGCAATCACATCGGTGGCGTCAGCAGTGCGGCCGAAGCGACCGGTTCCGCCGCCTCGCAGGTGCTGTCGAATGCACGGGAGCTGGAGAGCCAGTCGGGCATGCTGCGCACGGCAGTGGATAACTTCCTCGCCAAGGTGCGTGCAGCGTAG
- a CDS encoding outer membrane protein produces MRSVKFILAAGAAPLMSTAVFAADMPIAPPPAMYAPPPVEDFGGWYLRGDIGFSNQRVKNIEMGDGRNANLNSLNQTTSFDSAGIYQVGIGYQFNNWLRGDITGQYRGNSNFKGTDNVTFPASGIVGNGVNNYSATKSEWVVMANGYVDLGTWWCVTPFVGAGVGMARVNIANYTDNGATNVGYDINGNPFIGGPFPSYAGAPAASKWNFAWALHTGLAYKVNPAMTVELGYSYMNLGNGATGPVATYDGFTRGVSMQFKDITSHDLKLGVRWNLDTPPAYAPPPPPLIRKG; encoded by the coding sequence ATGCGTAGCGTGAAATTTATACTGGCCGCCGGTGCGGCGCCCTTGATGTCGACCGCCGTTTTCGCCGCCGACATGCCCATTGCCCCCCCACCTGCCATGTATGCCCCGCCGCCGGTCGAAGACTTCGGTGGATGGTATCTGCGCGGTGATATCGGTTTCAGCAATCAGCGCGTGAAGAACATCGAGATGGGCGATGGACGAAACGCAAATCTCAATTCGCTGAATCAGACGACTTCTTTCGACTCTGCTGGAATTTATCAGGTCGGCATCGGTTATCAGTTCAACAACTGGTTGCGCGGCGACATCACCGGCCAGTATCGCGGCAATTCAAACTTCAAGGGCACCGATAACGTCACGTTCCCGGCAAGCGGGATCGTTGGCAACGGCGTCAATAACTATAGCGCCACGAAGTCCGAATGGGTCGTGATGGCGAATGGCTATGTGGATCTCGGCACCTGGTGGTGCGTCACGCCGTTCGTCGGTGCCGGTGTCGGCATGGCGCGCGTCAACATCGCGAACTACACCGACAACGGCGCCACCAATGTCGGCTACGACATCAACGGCAACCCTTTTATCGGCGGCCCGTTCCCGAGCTATGCCGGTGCGCCCGCTGCATCGAAATGGAATTTCGCCTGGGCGCTGCATACGGGTCTGGCCTACAAGGTCAATCCGGCGATGACCGTCGAACTCGGCTACAGCTACATGAACCTGGGTAACGGAGCGACCGGACCCGTCGCGACCTATGACGGCTTCACCCGCGGCGTCTCGATGCAGTTCAAGGACATCACATCGCACGATCTGAAACTCGGCGTGCGCTGGAATCTTGATACCCCGCCGGCCTACGCGCCGCCGCCGCCTCCGCTGATCCGCAAGGGTTAA
- a CDS encoding outer membrane protein: MRRLVIVALMSVVASAAHAADWPEDFPALRGGFAESSGRRNWEGWYVGGQFGYSAAQLDMGNANKSLTDYILRNSVLQNPVGQWSLLESKNATGTGFGGFVGRNWQWEDAVIGLEISYSNLSNVRGSSSGAMGREINSGDSTPPPNTTYLYNVGLAGSATTEIKDIMTLRARLGWDAGAFMPYAFAGVALGRINVNRDATVNVSRREIYTDPTTGATSVAGPYAISYVPNTRSEGGEDSIAGGYSFGVGTEFNLVGGLFARAEWEYARFVKVKDVATSMNSARVGIGYRF, from the coding sequence ATGCGTCGTCTTGTCATTGTGGCTTTGATGTCAGTTGTCGCTAGTGCTGCACATGCGGCGGATTGGCCAGAGGATTTCCCGGCATTGCGCGGTGGCTTCGCGGAAAGCTCCGGTCGCCGCAACTGGGAGGGCTGGTATGTCGGCGGTCAGTTCGGGTACTCCGCCGCCCAGCTCGATATGGGCAATGCCAACAAGAGCCTGACCGACTACATTCTCCGAAATAGCGTTTTGCAAAACCCGGTCGGTCAATGGTCGCTTCTCGAATCGAAGAATGCGACCGGCACCGGCTTTGGTGGCTTTGTCGGTCGTAATTGGCAGTGGGAAGATGCGGTTATCGGTCTTGAGATCAGCTATTCCAATCTCAGCAATGTTCGTGGGTCGTCGAGCGGCGCGATGGGACGCGAAATCAACTCCGGCGACAGCACGCCGCCACCTAATACGACTTACCTGTACAATGTCGGACTCGCTGGATCGGCGACGACCGAGATCAAGGACATCATGACATTGCGGGCGCGGCTAGGCTGGGATGCCGGCGCGTTCATGCCCTACGCCTTCGCCGGCGTTGCACTCGGACGCATCAACGTCAATCGAGATGCGACCGTCAACGTGTCCAGGCGCGAAATTTACACTGACCCGACCACGGGAGCCACATCCGTGGCGGGGCCGTATGCTATTTCCTACGTTCCCAATACGCGATCCGAAGGGGGCGAAGACAGCATCGCCGGAGGCTACAGCTTCGGTGTTGGTACGGAGTTCAATCTGGTTGGCGGATTGTTCGCCCGTGCCGAGTGGGAGTATGCCCGCTTCGTCAAGGTCAAGGATGTCGCCACCAGCATGAATAGTGCGCGCGTGGGCATCGGCTACAGGTTTTGA
- a CDS encoding DUF5666 domain-containing protein: MVQIISTSARLFAGSLLAGSLLTSIALAQQPQPTRIRGAIQAVDGAVLTIKTREGDERKVKLTDNATITGIVKTTLAEVKPGSYIGVTGMPQPDGTQKAIAIHIFPEAMRGTGEGSRPWDLRPNSSMTNATVDQKVQATDGQTLTVKYKDGEKKVTVTPDTPIVTFVPGNKDELKAGAKIIIMGASKQSDGSYQTARINVGLDGLTPPM, translated from the coding sequence ATGGTTCAGATTATATCGACTTCAGCTCGCTTGTTCGCGGGCTCTCTTCTCGCTGGTTCGTTACTGACCTCCATTGCACTCGCGCAGCAGCCGCAACCCACGCGCATTCGCGGAGCTATCCAGGCCGTCGATGGCGCGGTGCTGACCATCAAGACGCGCGAGGGTGACGAGCGCAAAGTGAAGTTGACCGACAATGCGACCATCACGGGGATCGTCAAGACGACATTGGCCGAAGTCAAACCGGGCTCGTATATCGGCGTCACAGGGATGCCGCAGCCGGACGGCACGCAGAAGGCCATTGCGATCCATATTTTCCCCGAAGCGATGCGCGGCACCGGCGAAGGCTCGCGTCCATGGGATCTGCGCCCCAATAGCAGCATGACCAATGCCACTGTCGATCAGAAGGTGCAGGCTACGGATGGCCAGACGCTGACGGTGAAATACAAGGACGGCGAGAAGAAAGTGACGGTGACGCCGGATACGCCGATCGTCACCTTCGTGCCGGGTAACAAGGATGAGTTGAAAGCAGGCGCCAAGATCATCATCATGGGCGCCAGCAAGCAAAGCGACGGTAGCTACCAAACGGCCAGAATCAATGTCGGCCTCGATGGACTGACGCCGCCGATGTGA
- the serA gene encoding phosphoglycerate dehydrogenase: MTAPKVLISDALSPAAVQIFKDRGIDVDFQPNLGKDKDKLAEIIGNYDGLAIRSATKATAKIIEKATRLKVIGRAGIGVDNVEIPAATAKGIIVMNTPFGNSITTAEHAITLMLSLAREIPQADASTQAGKWEKNRFMGVEITGKTLGVIGCGNIGAIAADRALGLKMKVIAFDPFLSPERARDIGVEKVELDELFKRADFITLHTPLTEKTKNIIDAAAIAKMKKGVRIINCARGGLVDEQALVDALNSGQVAGAAFDVFVEEPATKNVLFGHPNVICTPHLGASTNEAQENVALQVAEQMSDYLLSGAISNAINFPSITAEEAPKLKPFIELAEKLGSFAGQLTDSDIAKVTITYEGAVAEMKIKALTSAALSGLLRPMLGDVNVVSAPSVASARGMVVDEVVRAAQSDYESLISIAVTTEKQERAVSGTVYADGKPRLVDIKGIRVDAEFGKSMIYITNEDKPGFIGAFASLLGDAKINIATFHLGRQALGGDAIALVEVDGQVPAEVLAKVQALPQVKQAKTLAF, encoded by the coding sequence ATGACCGCCCCAAAAGTTCTCATTTCCGACGCTCTTTCTCCTGCCGCCGTCCAGATTTTCAAGGATCGCGGCATTGACGTCGATTTCCAGCCCAATCTCGGCAAGGACAAAGACAAGCTCGCCGAGATCATCGGCAACTATGATGGGCTCGCCATCCGTTCGGCGACCAAGGCCACCGCAAAGATCATCGAAAAGGCGACGCGCCTGAAGGTGATCGGCCGCGCCGGAATCGGTGTCGACAATGTCGAGATCCCCGCGGCCACGGCCAAGGGCATCATCGTCATGAACACGCCGTTCGGCAATTCGATCACGACGGCCGAACATGCCATCACGCTGATGCTTTCGCTCGCGCGCGAGATCCCGCAGGCCGATGCCTCCACGCAGGCCGGCAAGTGGGAGAAGAACCGCTTCATGGGCGTCGAGATCACCGGCAAGACGCTCGGAGTGATCGGTTGCGGCAATATCGGCGCCATCGCCGCCGATCGTGCGCTTGGCCTGAAGATGAAGGTGATCGCTTTCGACCCCTTCCTGTCGCCGGAGCGTGCAAGGGACATCGGCGTCGAGAAGGTGGAACTCGACGAACTGTTCAAGCGCGCGGATTTCATCACGCTGCACACGCCGCTCACCGAGAAGACGAAGAACATCATCGACGCCGCGGCGATCGCCAAGATGAAGAAGGGCGTCCGCATCATCAACTGCGCCCGTGGCGGCCTGGTCGATGAGCAGGCGCTGGTCGATGCGCTCAACAGCGGGCAGGTCGCTGGCGCCGCTTTCGACGTATTCGTCGAGGAGCCTGCCACCAAGAATGTGCTGTTCGGCCATCCCAATGTGATCTGCACCCCGCATCTCGGTGCGTCCACCAACGAAGCGCAGGAGAATGTCGCACTGCAGGTCGCCGAGCAGATGTCGGACTATCTGCTCTCCGGCGCGATCTCCAACGCGATCAATTTCCCTTCGATCACCGCGGAAGAAGCGCCGAAGCTGAAGCCGTTCATCGAGCTGGCCGAAAAGCTGGGCTCTTTCGCCGGCCAGCTCACCGACAGCGATATCGCCAAGGTGACCATCACCTATGAAGGCGCCGTGGCCGAGATGAAGATCAAGGCGCTGACCTCGGCTGCGCTGTCCGGCCTGCTGCGGCCGATGCTGGGTGACGTCAATGTCGTATCGGCGCCAAGCGTGGCGTCGGCCCGTGGTATGGTCGTCGATGAAGTCGTCCGTGCCGCGCAGAGCGATTATGAAAGCCTGATCAGCATTGCCGTGACCACCGAGAAGCAGGAACGCGCCGTGTCCGGCACGGTCTATGCCGACGGCAAGCCGCGCCTTGTCGACATCAAGGGCATCCGCGTCGATGCCGAATTCGGCAAGTCGATGATCTACATCACCAATGAGGACAAGCCTGGCTTTATCGGCGCCTTCGCCTCGCTCTTGGGGGATGCGAAGATCAACATCGCTACCTTCCATCTCGGCCGGCAGGCCCTGGGCGGCGACGCCATCGCGCTGGTGGAAGTCGATGGGCAGGTGCCGGCCGAAGTGTTGGCCAAGGTCCAGGCCCTGCCGCAGGTGAAGCAGGCGAAAACGCTCGCTTTCTAA
- a CDS encoding alpha-hydroxy acid oxidase — MKHITCIEDLRLEHKRNVPKAFFDYVDHGSYSEDTFRANTEDLQKLKFRQRILVDIANRDTSTTILGEKATMPLICAPVGSTGMQYGDGEIHACRAAQAFGVPYTLSTMSINSIEDLAENVEKPFWFQLYVMKDRGFIKELIERAIKAKCSALVLTVDLQVIGQRHADIKNGLAVPPQLFNLKNVIDFASKPGWLMRTVKAKRRNFGNIAGFVKGTADLGSVAAWTASQFDATLNWKDLDWIRSIWPGKIVIKGIHDVDDAREAVKVGAQAMVVSNHGGRQLDGAPSSISVLPGIVDAVGSEIEVMFDSGIRSGQDVMRALALGAKSCMIGRAYIYGLGAYGGPGVTKALDILRNELSVTMGLCGVNKISEIDKRVLVS, encoded by the coding sequence ATGAAGCATATCACCTGCATCGAAGACCTTCGTCTCGAACACAAGCGCAACGTGCCGAAGGCATTCTTCGACTATGTCGACCACGGCTCCTATAGCGAGGACACGTTCCGCGCCAATACTGAGGACTTGCAGAAGCTGAAATTCCGTCAGCGTATCCTCGTCGATATCGCCAATCGCGACACATCGACAACGATTCTCGGCGAAAAGGCGACGATGCCGCTGATCTGCGCGCCGGTCGGCTCCACCGGCATGCAGTATGGCGACGGCGAAATTCACGCCTGCCGTGCGGCGCAGGCTTTCGGCGTCCCCTACACGCTCTCGACCATGTCGATCAATTCGATCGAGGATCTCGCCGAGAATGTGGAGAAACCGTTCTGGTTTCAGCTCTACGTCATGAAGGACCGCGGCTTCATCAAGGAGCTGATCGAGCGCGCGATCAAAGCGAAATGCAGCGCGCTGGTGCTGACCGTCGATCTGCAGGTGATCGGCCAGCGCCATGCCGATATCAAGAACGGCCTGGCGGTCCCGCCGCAGCTCTTCAATCTGAAGAACGTGATCGACTTTGCCAGCAAGCCGGGTTGGCTGATGCGAACCGTGAAAGCCAAGCGGCGCAACTTCGGCAACATCGCCGGCTTCGTGAAAGGCACGGCCGATCTCGGATCCGTGGCGGCTTGGACCGCATCGCAATTCGACGCGACGCTGAACTGGAAAGATCTCGACTGGATCCGCAGCATCTGGCCCGGCAAGATCGTCATCAAGGGCATCCATGACGTCGACGACGCGCGCGAGGCGGTGAAGGTCGGCGCGCAGGCCATGGTGGTGTCGAACCATGGCGGTCGCCAGCTCGACGGCGCACCGTCGTCGATCTCGGTCCTGCCCGGCATCGTGGATGCCGTGGGCTCGGAGATCGAAGTGATGTTCGACAGCGGCATCCGTTCGGGGCAGGACGTGATGCGCGCGCTCGCGCTCGGCGCGAAGTCGTGCATGATCGGACGCGCCTATATTTACGGCCTCGGCGCCTATGGCGGCCCCGGCGTCACCAAGGCGCTCGATATCCTGCGCAACGAGCTCAGCGTCACCATGGGGCTTTGCGGCGTGAACAAGATCAGCGAGATCGACAAGCGCGTGCTGGTGTCCTGA
- the glmM gene encoding phosphoglucosamine mutase, protein MSRKYFGTDGIRGRANGLITPELALKVGQAAGLVFQRGDHRHRVVIGKDTRLSGYMIENAMVAGFTSVGMDVLLVGPMPTPAVAMLTKSMRADLGVMISASHNLFEDNGIKLFGPLGFKLSDDVERQIEELLDENLDRRLSQSASLGRARRIDGVHDRYIEFAKRTLPRDLSLDGLRVVVDCANGAAYKVVPEALWELGADVISIGVEPDGFNINKECGSTAPEALSRKVREMRADIGIALDGDADRVIIVDERGHVVDGDQLLAVIAQSWKDDGRLAKPGIVSTVMSNLGLERFLQGHGIELIRTAVGDRYVLEQMLQHGYNVGGEPSGHIIMSDYATTGDGFVAALQVLAVVQKLGRPVSEVCHLFDPLPQILKNVRYRSGKPLDDADVKSTIAAAEQRLNGHGRLLIRPSGTEPVIRVMGEGDDRVMVEEVVDTIVHALGHAAAA, encoded by the coding sequence ATGAGCCGCAAATATTTTGGAACCGACGGCATTCGCGGGCGTGCCAACGGACTGATTACGCCGGAACTGGCGTTGAAGGTCGGGCAGGCCGCCGGTCTCGTTTTCCAGCGGGGTGATCATCGCCACCGGGTGGTGATCGGCAAGGATACGCGCCTCTCGGGCTATATGATCGAGAACGCGATGGTGGCCGGCTTCACCTCGGTGGGCATGGACGTGCTGCTGGTCGGCCCGATGCCGACGCCGGCGGTGGCGATGCTCACCAAATCCATGCGCGCCGATCTTGGCGTCATGATTTCGGCGTCGCACAATCTGTTCGAGGACAATGGTATCAAGCTGTTCGGTCCTCTCGGCTTCAAGCTCTCCGACGATGTCGAGCGGCAAATCGAGGAGCTGCTCGACGAGAATCTCGACCGCAGGCTCTCGCAGAGCGCCAGTCTTGGCCGCGCCCGCCGGATCGACGGCGTGCATGACCGCTACATCGAATTTGCCAAGCGCACGCTGCCGCGCGATCTGAGTCTCGACGGTCTGCGCGTTGTTGTCGATTGTGCCAATGGCGCTGCCTACAAGGTGGTGCCCGAAGCGCTGTGGGAGCTCGGTGCGGACGTCATCTCCATCGGCGTCGAGCCGGACGGCTTCAACATCAACAAGGAATGCGGCTCCACCGCCCCGGAAGCGCTCAGCCGCAAGGTGCGTGAGATGCGCGCGGATATCGGCATTGCGCTCGATGGCGACGCCGACCGGGTCATCATTGTCGACGAGCGCGGGCATGTGGTCGATGGCGATCAGTTGCTCGCGGTCATCGCGCAGAGCTGGAAGGATGACGGCCGTCTCGCCAAGCCGGGCATCGTTTCCACCGTGATGTCCAATCTCGGTCTCGAGCGCTTCCTGCAAGGACACGGCATCGAGCTGATCCGCACCGCGGTCGGTGATCGCTACGTGCTCGAGCAGATGCTGCAGCACGGCTACAATGTCGGCGGTGAACCGTCGGGCCACATCATCATGTCCGATTACGCGACGACCGGCGACGGCTTCGTGGCGGCGCTGCAGGTTCTGGCGGTGGTGCAGAAACTCGGTCGGCCGGTATCGGAAGTCTGCCACCTGTTCGATCCGCTGCCGCAAATCCTCAAGAACGTGCGCTATCGTAGCGGCAAGCCGCTCGACGATGCGGACGTGAAGTCCACCATCGCCGCCGCAGAGCAGCGCCTCAACGGTCATGGCCGTCTTCTGATTCGGCCGTCCGGCACCGAGCCTGTGATTCGCGTGATGGGCGAGGGCGACGACCGCGTGATGGTCGAGGAAGTGGTCGACACCATCGTGCATGCGCTCGGGCATGCTGCTGCGGCTTGA
- a CDS encoding phosphoserine transaminase — translation MTAAKPASRPNVPHFSSGPCAKRPGWTPEKLNDAALGRSHRAKIGKSKLKLAIDLTREVLEVPADYRIGIVPASDTGAVEMALWSLLGPRPVTTVAWESFGEGWVSDIVKELKLKDVVKLHAGYGALPDLSEVDPNSDVVFTWNGTTSGVRVPNADWIKADREGLTICDATSAAFAQPLDWAKLDVVTFSWQKALGGEAAHGMLVLSPRAVARLESYTPPWPLPKIFRMTKGGKLNEGIFVGETINTPSMLCVEDYLDALGWAKSVGGLKGLIARADANTKVLSDWQKKTPWVDFLAADPAIRSNTSVCMKVVDPAITALSPDAQADFAKKLVAAVEKENAGFDFAHYRDAPAGLRIWCGATVEAKDVEILTQWIDWAFAETKAALAKAA, via the coding sequence ATGACTGCAGCGAAGCCCGCTTCGCGGCCGAACGTGCCGCATTTCTCTTCCGGCCCTTGCGCCAAGCGCCCCGGCTGGACCCCCGAAAAACTCAATGATGCCGCCCTCGGTCGTTCGCACCGCGCCAAGATCGGCAAAAGCAAGCTCAAGCTCGCGATCGATCTGACGCGTGAAGTGCTTGAAGTGCCTGCCGATTATCGCATCGGTATCGTGCCGGCCTCGGATACCGGCGCCGTCGAGATGGCGCTGTGGTCGCTGCTCGGCCCGCGCCCCGTCACCACGGTTGCGTGGGAGTCTTTCGGCGAGGGCTGGGTTTCGGATATCGTCAAGGAGCTCAAGCTCAAGGATGTGGTGAAGCTGCATGCCGGTTATGGCGCACTGCCGGATCTGTCCGAGGTCGATCCGAACAGCGATGTGGTGTTCACCTGGAACGGCACCACCTCGGGTGTCCGCGTGCCCAATGCCGACTGGATCAAGGCCGACCGCGAAGGCTTGACCATCTGTGACGCCACCTCGGCCGCCTTTGCGCAGCCGCTCGACTGGGCGAAGCTCGATGTCGTCACCTTCTCCTGGCAGAAGGCGCTGGGCGGCGAAGCCGCCCATGGCATGCTGGTTCTCTCGCCGCGCGCCGTTGCACGCCTCGAAAGCTACACGCCGCCATGGCCGCTGCCGAAGATCTTCCGCATGACCAAGGGCGGCAAGCTGAACGAAGGCATCTTCGTCGGCGAAACCATCAACACACCGTCGATGCTCTGCGTCGAAGACTATCTCGATGCACTCGGCTGGGCCAAGTCGGTAGGCGGTCTCAAGGGGTTAATTGCGCGGGCCGACGCCAATACCAAGGTGCTGTCGGACTGGCAGAAGAAGACGCCGTGGGTGGACTTCCTCGCCGCCGATCCAGCGATCCGCTCCAACACTTCGGTGTGCATGAAGGTGGTCGATCCCGCTATCACGGCTCTGTCTCCTGACGCACAGGCCGACTTCGCCAAGAAGCTGGTCGCGGCCGTCGAGAAGGAGAATGCCGGTTTCGACTTCGCGCATTATCGCGATGCCCCCGCTGGCCTGCGCATCTGGTGCGGCGCCACGGTGGAAGCAAAGGACGTCGAGATCCTGACGCAGTGGATCGACTGGGCGTTCGCCGAGACCAAGGCCGCGCTCGCCAAGGCGGCGTAA